A region of Gracilinanus agilis isolate LMUSP501 chromosome 3, AgileGrace, whole genome shotgun sequence DNA encodes the following proteins:
- the LOC123241315 gene encoding olfactory receptor 150-like, which translates to MEKGNYSLVTEFILIGLTDQPELQLPLFFLFLGIYVISVWGNLGMIILIGLSSHLHNPMYYFLSSLSFIDLCQSTVITPKMLLNFVSEKNTISYPECMTQFYFFAFFGISECQILAAMAYDRYVAICHPLLYNVIMSFQKCSWLVGGVYAFGLVGATAHTGCLLRVLFCKENAINHYFCDLLPLLKLSCSSTYVNEVVSLAFSTFNILFPTLTIICSYILIIGSILKIQSTEGRSKAFSTCSSHIAAVGVFYGSVAFMYLQPSSIRSMDQGKVSSVFYTIVVPMLNPLIYSLRNKDVKIALRKIIVGRTS; encoded by the coding sequence atggaaaaaggaaattattcactAGTGACTGAGTTCATCCTCATAGGGCTGACAGACCAGCCAGAACTCCAACTACCCCTCTTCTTCTTGTTTCTAGGGATTTATGTGATCTCTGTGTGGGGGAACCTGGGCATGATTATATTGATTGGCCTCAGTTCTCATCTTCACAACCCCATGTATTATTTCCTCTCCAGTTTGTCCTTCATTGATCTCTGTCAATCAACTGTCATCACTCCTAAAATGCTCCTGAACTTTGTGTCAGAGAAGAACACCATCTCCTACCCTGAGTGCATgactcaattctatttttttgccttttttggaaTTTCAGAATGTCAAATTTTGGCTGCGATGGCATATGACCGCTATGTTGCTATATGCCATCCTCTTCTTTATAATGTTATCATGTCCTTTCAGAAGTGCTCATGGTTGGTGGGTGGGGTTTATGCATTTGGCCTAGTGGGGGCCACAGCTCACACAGGCTGCTTGCTGAGAGTGCTTTTCTGTAAGGAAAATGCTATTAATCATTACTTCTGTGATCTCCTTCCACTCTTAAAGCTCTCTTGTTCCAGCACTTATGTCAATGAAGTAGTGTCTCTGGCATTCAGTACATTTAATATCCTTTTCCCAACACTGACTATTATTTGCTCTTACATTCTCATCATTggcagcattttaaaaattcagtccaCTGAAGGCAGATCCAAAGCCTTCAGCACCTGCAGCTCCCACATTGCAGCAGTTGGTGTCTTCTATGGTTCTGTTGCCTTTATGTACCTGCAACCATCTTCAATCAGATCCATGGATCAGGGGAAAGTGTCTTCTGTATTTTACACTATTGTTGTGCCTATGCTAAACCCCCTCATTTACAGTCTGAGAAATAAGGATGTCAAAATTGCcttgaggaaaataatagtaGGAAGAACAAGCTAG